The Leptospira sp. WS39.C2 genome contains a region encoding:
- a CDS encoding MATE family efflux transporter, with protein MTSANLWEELKKALAGSEEDYTEVSLRKAIFLLSVPMILELVLESVFAIVDIYFVGTLGASAVATVGLTETYLFLLYAVAMGLSFSVTAIVARRIGEKEKDKAGIAAIQSIWIAILSSLPFAIAGIFYSKELLALMGADEWVLNEGYHYMQWMLGGNIIVVLLFLINAVFRGAGDAAISMRVLWIANGFNIILDPIFIFGWGPVPAFGITGAAIATNIGRGIGVLFQLWLLFKGGKHIKILKSHLKIEWETISGILKTSLGGIGQMIVGMTSWIFIMRILSEFGSQTVAGATIALRTMMFTMMPSWGMSNAVATLVGQNLGAGKPDRAEQSVWVTGFCNMGYLILVSIVYFFFSENIIGIFTTDKTVISIGAEWLRIVSYSYFVYAWWMAASQAFNGAGDTMTPTKINIVFFWIIQIPLAYTLGKYFNFGYSGVFWAMMISETSVGIFTLWLFTKGKWKEMKI; from the coding sequence ATGACAAGTGCCAATTTGTGGGAAGAATTAAAAAAAGCATTAGCAGGATCTGAAGAAGATTATACGGAAGTAAGTCTTCGAAAAGCAATCTTCCTCTTGTCAGTTCCAATGATCTTAGAACTCGTGTTAGAATCAGTTTTTGCTATCGTTGATATTTATTTTGTAGGGACACTTGGTGCTTCAGCAGTTGCTACTGTTGGCCTTACTGAAACCTATTTATTTCTTTTATATGCAGTTGCTATGGGATTATCATTTTCGGTGACTGCTATTGTCGCAAGGCGAATTGGAGAAAAGGAAAAAGACAAAGCTGGAATCGCAGCAATTCAATCTATTTGGATTGCAATCCTATCATCACTTCCATTCGCAATTGCAGGAATTTTCTATTCGAAAGAACTTTTGGCACTTATGGGTGCAGACGAATGGGTTTTAAATGAAGGATATCATTACATGCAATGGATGTTAGGTGGAAATATCATTGTGGTATTATTGTTTTTAATCAATGCAGTTTTCCGTGGCGCAGGTGATGCAGCAATTTCAATGAGAGTTTTGTGGATAGCCAATGGATTTAATATCATTTTAGATCCAATTTTTATATTTGGATGGGGGCCTGTTCCTGCGTTTGGAATTACAGGTGCAGCAATTGCGACAAACATTGGAAGAGGAATTGGTGTTTTATTTCAATTATGGCTTTTATTCAAAGGTGGAAAACACATAAAAATTCTAAAATCTCACCTAAAGATTGAATGGGAAACAATTTCAGGAATATTAAAAACATCACTCGGTGGTATCGGACAAATGATTGTAGGTATGACATCATGGATTTTCATAATGAGAATTTTATCTGAGTTTGGAAGTCAAACTGTTGCTGGGGCTACTATTGCACTAAGAACAATGATGTTTACTATGATGCCGTCATGGGGTATGTCAAATGCAGTCGCAACTTTGGTGGGACAAAACCTAGGTGCTGGAAAACCGGACCGCGCAGAACAATCTGTTTGGGTTACTGGCTTCTGTAACATGGGTTATTTGATATTGGTTTCTATTGTCTATTTTTTCTTCAGCGAAAATATCATTGGAATATTTACAACAGACAAAACCGTGATTTCTATTGGTGCTGAATGGTTACGTATCGTTTCTTACTCATATTTTGTTTATGCATGGTGGATGGCGGCAAGCCAAGCATTTAATGGAGCAGGTGATACAATGACTCCAACAAAGATCAATATTGTCTTTTTTTGGATCATTCAAATTCCTCTGGCGTATACGCTGGGAAAATATTTTAACTTTGGGTACAGTGGTGTTTTTTGGGCGATGATGATTTCTGAAACATCGGTAGGGATATTTACTCTTTGGTTATTCACAAAGGGTAAATGGAAAGAAATGAAAATCTAA
- a CDS encoding DUF423 domain-containing protein — protein sequence MKLVKKQSDFILISLICLSGFLAVGIGAFGAHGLKKIITPELLITFETGNRYHFYHTFAALFTFLLLLVVTLYEPIPKVDSFLRISGWLFLLGILIFSFSLYALAVTGIKILGAITPFGGVSFLFAWFFLVLGMYHFFVPKK from the coding sequence ATGAAACTTGTCAAGAAGCAATCCGACTTTATATTGATCTCGCTCATTTGTTTGTCTGGGTTTTTAGCAGTGGGGATTGGTGCCTTTGGTGCACATGGTTTGAAAAAAATCATAACTCCGGAATTATTGATAACCTTTGAAACAGGAAATCGATATCATTTTTATCATACATTTGCAGCATTATTTACATTTCTACTCTTGTTAGTTGTCACTTTATATGAACCAATACCAAAAGTAGACTCGTTTTTAAGAATCTCAGGATGGTTGTTTTTACTGGGAATTTTAATCTTTTCTTTTAGTTTATACGCTTTAGCGGTAACAGGAATTAAGATCCTCGGGGCTATCACTCCTTTTGGAGGAGTGAGTTTTCTCTTTGCTTGGTTCTTTTTAGTTTTGGGTATGTATCATTTTTTTGTACCAAAAAAGTAA
- a CDS encoding carboxypeptidase M32 yields MALPQALENYRKQYRKIKLFQDISSVLHWDSEVMMPEEGREYRSNQIAAVAELTHEWMTDKSFLDLIQSAKETTKELPETQSTLWNRELEILMEEKEKADKLPSEFVSEFAKLTNLAHAEWAEAKKEKNFKMFSNRLEELVNLSKKQADYFGYTTEPYDALLDSYEKGAKANQIQILFSDLKNSLIPIVAKASKFESPFKKPIPIANQTKFCNRLPSILGLTTKESRLDISNHPFSTSLGKGDKRITTRYSETDPLSSIFGVLHETGHSLYESGLSKMPDWPNPLTEYLSLGIHESQSRLWENQVGRSLPFWEFMYPILLADFELKETEIPFQQFYKFINSTEKSKIRVEADQVTYNLHIILRFEIERDLINGKIKVKDLPEIWNSKMKESFGMTIENDAEGVLQDIHWSMGAFGYFPTYTLGNIFSAQFFKKFTEEFPDSHNKFSAKGDFSDLLSWLRKNIHSKGKTETIENLVLGATGEPANAKYLISYLEEKVKEVSISR; encoded by the coding sequence ATGGCCCTCCCCCAAGCGCTCGAAAATTACCGAAAACAATATAGAAAAATCAAACTTTTCCAAGATATTTCATCCGTCCTCCACTGGGACTCCGAAGTGATGATGCCAGAAGAAGGAAGAGAGTATCGATCCAATCAAATTGCGGCAGTCGCGGAACTCACACACGAATGGATGACAGACAAATCTTTTTTAGATCTCATCCAGTCGGCGAAAGAAACCACAAAAGAACTTCCTGAAACTCAAAGTACATTATGGAATCGAGAGCTTGAAATTTTGATGGAGGAAAAGGAAAAAGCAGATAAGTTGCCTTCTGAATTTGTCTCTGAATTTGCAAAACTCACAAACCTAGCACATGCAGAATGGGCTGAAGCAAAGAAAGAAAAAAACTTTAAAATGTTTTCCAATCGATTGGAAGAACTTGTCAATTTATCTAAAAAACAAGCAGATTACTTCGGTTATACGACTGAACCCTATGATGCCTTGTTAGATTCCTATGAAAAGGGAGCCAAAGCAAACCAAATACAAATTTTGTTTTCTGATTTGAAAAATTCACTAATTCCGATCGTTGCGAAAGCTTCAAAATTCGAAAGTCCATTTAAAAAACCAATACCAATTGCCAATCAAACAAAATTCTGTAATCGACTTCCTTCCATTTTAGGACTCACAACCAAAGAATCAAGACTTGATATTAGCAACCATCCGTTTTCAACCAGTTTGGGTAAAGGTGACAAACGAATTACCACAAGATACTCAGAAACGGATCCACTTTCTTCCATCTTTGGTGTGTTACATGAGACGGGACATTCTTTATACGAATCAGGATTATCAAAAATGCCAGATTGGCCAAATCCTTTAACGGAATATTTAAGTTTAGGAATCCATGAATCACAAAGTCGTTTGTGGGAAAACCAAGTAGGTAGGTCTCTACCATTTTGGGAATTTATGTACCCCATTTTATTAGCTGACTTTGAATTAAAAGAAACGGAGATTCCTTTCCAACAATTCTATAAATTTATAAATAGTACAGAAAAATCTAAAATACGTGTGGAAGCTGACCAAGTCACTTACAACTTACATATTATTCTAAGATTTGAAATCGAAAGAGATTTAATTAACGGCAAAATCAAAGTTAAAGACTTACCTGAAATTTGGAATTCGAAAATGAAAGAAAGTTTTGGAATGACAATTGAAAACGATGCGGAAGGTGTATTACAAGACATCCATTGGTCAATGGGCGCATTCGGGTATTTTCCAACCTATACATTAGGAAACATTTTTAGTGCTCAATTTTTCAAAAAATTTACTGAAGAATTTCCTGATTCGCATAACAAATTTTCTGCGAAAGGAGACTTCTCTGATTTATTATCTTGGTTACGAAAAAACATTCATTCAAAAGGAAAAACGGAAACCATTGAAAATTTAGTTCTAGGTGCTACTGGGGAACCAGCAAACGCAAAATATCTTATATCTTATTTAGAGGAAAAAGTAAAAGAAGTTTCAATTTCCAGATAA
- a CDS encoding M24 family metallopeptidase, with protein MPLTIERGLFSKLSSKFSKLNSDSIKIPSLEDKAGFLKAQKLAYECVTTIEKEMKPGWTEKQTTKRMDEFLRDHGVKVFLHRPFAWFGEHARFDGYKRFTQFHPGKKILKEEESFILDVSPVVEGYIGDIGYSSCLINNSELKEGMEYLLKLRKEIPHYFNSSMNPSEIWWKIDSDAKLAGFDNVHALYPFAVLGHRVYKVNLPNVSFPLLPISFASWFSLQGSYEFLSHKVLPELLTPNHEGDKIGIWAIEPHLGKGKTGFKFEEILVVEKDKAYWLDDDVPHVKKFNV; from the coding sequence ATGCCACTAACAATAGAAAGAGGATTATTTTCCAAACTCTCCTCGAAATTTTCAAAATTAAATTCAGATTCTATTAAGATTCCATCTTTAGAAGACAAAGCAGGATTTTTAAAAGCCCAAAAACTTGCCTATGAATGTGTAACAACAATAGAAAAGGAAATGAAACCGGGTTGGACTGAAAAACAAACAACGAAACGTATGGATGAATTTTTGCGAGACCATGGAGTAAAAGTTTTTTTACATAGACCCTTCGCTTGGTTTGGTGAACACGCGAGGTTTGATGGATACAAACGATTCACACAATTCCATCCAGGAAAAAAAATTTTAAAAGAAGAAGAATCATTTATCTTAGATGTATCCCCAGTAGTTGAGGGTTATATCGGTGACATTGGATATTCGTCTTGTTTAATCAATAATTCCGAACTCAAAGAAGGTATGGAATATCTATTAAAACTTCGTAAAGAGATACCTCATTATTTTAATTCATCGATGAACCCATCTGAAATTTGGTGGAAAATTGATTCCGATGCCAAACTTGCAGGATTTGATAATGTACATGCATTGTATCCTTTTGCAGTATTAGGTCATAGAGTTTATAAAGTGAATTTACCAAACGTATCCTTCCCATTGTTACCTATTAGTTTTGCAAGTTGGTTTAGTTTACAAGGATCGTATGAATTTTTATCACACAAAGTACTTCCGGAACTATTAACTCCAAATCATGAAGGAGATAAAATTGGAATCTGGGCAATCGAACCACATTTAGGAAAAGGAAAAACTGGTTTTAAATTTGAAGAAATTTTGGTAGTGGAAAAAGACAAAGCATACTGGTTAGACGACGATGTCCCCCATGTCAAAAAATTTAATGTATAA
- a CDS encoding lysostaphin resistance A-like protein: MQNRYFEIFRLTAYSLGLVYVCSFFYSVFFLGFVNHSVLNSRIPEEALQPLYEEYSEGKLDFSGLLAEYQKIVTPIKDQFQKEITENPTALFNQFYEIVCSEKPHYLLGISIPWFLCYVGLGYLLYKKVLQIPVTNLQDELSIPILLRGITNGFICFFVVVVFGLILEKLSVPLESGLFAKKLYESIHGNGYLLAWGIYVVGIITGILEEIFFRGFLLKAFIDKNLTQEGLLIVSLLFGWLHYGEGTSIAIPFIICGVGMYFGYLYIKTGNLWIAMACHATYNSLGLINAYLQLPVVQS; the protein is encoded by the coding sequence ATGCAGAATCGATATTTTGAGATCTTTCGGCTGACTGCCTATTCTTTGGGTCTCGTTTACGTTTGTTCTTTTTTTTATTCCGTTTTCTTTTTAGGTTTTGTGAACCATTCGGTACTCAACAGCCGGATTCCTGAAGAAGCGTTACAACCGCTGTATGAAGAATATTCGGAAGGTAAATTGGATTTTTCCGGACTTTTGGCAGAATACCAAAAAATTGTAACTCCGATCAAAGACCAATTTCAAAAAGAAATCACGGAAAACCCAACAGCCTTATTCAACCAATTTTACGAGATTGTTTGTTCTGAAAAGCCACATTATTTATTGGGTATTTCCATTCCATGGTTCCTATGTTATGTGGGGCTCGGTTATTTATTATATAAAAAAGTTTTACAAATTCCAGTCACAAACTTACAAGATGAACTTTCGATCCCAATTTTATTACGAGGGATCACAAATGGATTCATTTGTTTTTTTGTTGTCGTGGTTTTTGGTCTGATTCTCGAAAAATTATCTGTTCCTCTAGAATCAGGATTGTTTGCAAAAAAATTATACGAGTCTATCCACGGTAATGGTTATCTCCTTGCTTGGGGGATTTATGTTGTTGGTATCATAACAGGTATTTTGGAAGAAATCTTTTTTCGAGGTTTTTTACTTAAGGCCTTTATCGACAAAAACTTAACGCAAGAAGGACTTCTGATTGTTTCCTTGTTATTTGGATGGTTACATTATGGTGAAGGTACTTCTATTGCAATTCCATTTATAATCTGTGGAGTTGGAATGTATTTTGGCTATTTATACATCAAAACAGGAAATCTTTGGATTGCTATGGCATGCCATGCCACCTACAATTCATTAGGATTGATTAACGCATATCTTCAATTACCAGTGGTCCAATCATGA
- a CDS encoding helix-turn-helix transcriptional regulator, which translates to MEFENQSILYLWNSRVLFATNSMQTDFHSHYAATLAISLKENIIIETDAGKQEYRVALVGPNTYHRTLSPGVEMVALLIDPETYEFGSISESISSGEIKSLEIQRFLPLMESLWSLYYGNLNEIEATKLQLNLLRTVYPFEDLKTSIDPRIQKIAKKIRLEIPSSIRMKEIGKDFSISEDRLIRLFKENLGIPLRRYLLWVRILRAVKEIKAGNNLTDAAHAAGFSDSAHFSRTFKENFGFTPSLFFGHLKTTDVRFCETYDIP; encoded by the coding sequence ATGGAGTTTGAAAATCAAAGCATACTATATTTATGGAATAGTCGTGTTTTGTTTGCTACAAATAGTATGCAAACGGATTTTCATTCGCATTATGCTGCAACACTTGCAATCTCCCTAAAAGAAAATATAATCATAGAAACTGATGCAGGCAAACAGGAATATAGAGTCGCTTTAGTAGGTCCAAATACATACCATCGAACTCTTTCACCGGGTGTGGAAATGGTTGCGTTGTTGATTGACCCCGAAACTTATGAATTTGGTTCTATATCAGAATCAATTTCTTCTGGTGAAATAAAATCATTAGAGATTCAAAGATTTCTGCCTTTAATGGAATCATTATGGTCTTTATATTATGGAAATTTAAATGAAATTGAAGCAACCAAACTTCAATTAAACTTATTAAGAACAGTTTATCCTTTTGAAGATTTAAAAACTTCTATTGATCCAAGAATTCAAAAAATTGCTAAAAAAATTCGATTAGAAATTCCAAGTAGTATACGAATGAAGGAAATAGGAAAAGATTTTTCAATTTCGGAAGATCGATTGATCCGTTTGTTTAAAGAAAATTTGGGTATCCCACTTCGTAGGTATTTATTGTGGGTGAGAATTCTACGTGCAGTGAAAGAAATAAAAGCAGGTAATAACCTAACGGACGCTGCACATGCAGCAGGTTTTTCAGATTCAGCTCATTTTTCACGAACCTTTAAGGAAAATTTTGGATTCACACCATCATTATTTTTTGGACATCTCAAAACAACAGACGTTCGATTTTGTGAAACTTACGATATTCCATGA
- a CDS encoding LysM peptidoglycan-binding domain-containing M23 family metallopeptidase encodes MSKCVVFLRCMVIWISFGGISELISSPLTLANLEYSNPSLKNLRSEIKENLRISKSGSKKEILIPLKYYEYKVQKEDNFFKIMARTGMDLETLSSVNELSSPHDLSPGMVLEIPNMRGTFHPEETNGNEKTKQILAEKYNIDTNKLQFDSERGKWFLPGISMGKSEKSFFYGFGFQFPLTTAIISSNFGKRLDPFTKKETFHGGLDMAAKQGSDVFSSMDGEISFVGSQGGYGNLIIIKHSLGYETRYGHLLNFFVKQGQKVKKGQKIAEVGQTGRATGPHLHFEIRRNSKRQRPIFHSH; translated from the coding sequence ATGTCTAAATGCGTTGTTTTTCTCAGATGTATGGTGATTTGGATCAGTTTTGGTGGAATTTCGGAATTGATTTCGAGTCCCCTCACATTAGCCAATTTAGAGTATTCCAATCCATCGCTTAAAAACCTTCGCTCTGAAATCAAAGAGAACCTAAGAATTTCAAAATCTGGTTCCAAAAAAGAAATCCTAATCCCTCTAAAATATTACGAATACAAAGTTCAAAAAGAAGATAATTTCTTTAAAATTATGGCACGTACTGGCATGGATTTGGAAACATTATCTTCCGTTAACGAGCTCAGTTCTCCCCATGATTTATCACCTGGAATGGTTTTGGAAATTCCAAATATGCGTGGGACCTTTCATCCTGAAGAAACAAATGGGAATGAAAAAACAAAACAAATATTAGCTGAAAAGTATAATATTGATACTAACAAATTACAATTTGATTCCGAACGTGGTAAATGGTTTTTACCTGGGATCTCCATGGGAAAATCTGAAAAATCATTTTTTTATGGGTTTGGATTTCAGTTTCCCCTAACTACTGCTATTATATCATCAAATTTCGGAAAACGATTGGATCCATTTACCAAAAAAGAAACTTTTCATGGTGGATTGGATATGGCCGCCAAACAAGGATCAGATGTTTTTTCATCCATGGATGGAGAAATAAGTTTTGTTGGTTCACAAGGTGGATATGGAAATTTGATCATCATAAAACATAGTTTAGGATATGAAACAAGATATGGACATTTACTTAACTTCTTTGTAAAACAAGGACAAAAAGTAAAAAAAGGCCAAAAAATTGCTGAAGTTGGTCAAACAGGTAGAGCGACCGGTCCACATTTACATTTTGAAATTAGAAGAAATTCAAAAAGACAAAGGCCTATTTTTCATTCACATTAA
- a CDS encoding iron chaperone yields the protein MKVKTPSNIDEYIQTFPEEIQNILSKVREIIKEEVPNAKEAIRYAIPTFIQNGNIVHFAAFKSHLGFYALPSGNLKFQKEISKYKIGKGSIQFPFNEPLPIELIRKIVKFRAKENENKIKLKDQKKKTSKTKKPISKKF from the coding sequence ATGAAAGTGAAAACTCCATCAAATATTGATGAATATATACAAACTTTCCCTGAGGAAATTCAGAATATTTTATCTAAAGTAAGAGAAATCATAAAAGAAGAAGTCCCGAATGCTAAGGAGGCCATTCGATATGCAATCCCAACTTTTATCCAAAATGGAAATATTGTCCATTTTGCAGCCTTTAAAAGTCATTTAGGATTTTATGCTTTGCCCTCAGGGAATCTTAAATTCCAAAAAGAAATTTCAAAGTATAAAATTGGTAAAGGTTCCATTCAATTTCCTTTTAATGAACCATTACCGATTGAATTGATTCGTAAAATTGTAAAGTTTAGGGCGAAAGAAAATGAAAACAAAATCAAACTAAAAGATCAAAAAAAAAAGACTTCAAAGACAAAAAAACCAATATCGAAGAAATTCTAA
- a CDS encoding ArsR/SmtB family transcription factor — MVKLEHPEESLNSTFQALADPTRRQILMQLVSGEATVLQLAEPFQMSLPGISKHIKVLEKAGLIERGKSAQYRPCRLKVEALEEANQWLLHYKKLWEDRFDRLDLYLSELQQSKGKQNDV, encoded by the coding sequence ATGGTTAAATTAGAACATCCGGAAGAATCACTCAATTCTACCTTTCAAGCCCTAGCTGATCCTACTCGTAGGCAAATCCTAATGCAGTTAGTTTCTGGTGAGGCGACAGTTCTGCAATTAGCAGAACCATTCCAAATGAGTTTACCTGGCATTTCGAAACATATCAAAGTTTTAGAAAAAGCAGGATTGATCGAAAGGGGAAAATCCGCACAGTACAGGCCTTGCCGCTTAAAAGTTGAAGCGTTAGAAGAAGCAAACCAATGGTTACTACATTACAAGAAGTTATGGGAAGATAGATTCGATAGACTCGATTTATATTTAAGCGAGTTACAACAATCAAAAGGAAAACAAAACGATGTATAA
- a CDS encoding SRPBCC domain-containing protein, which translates to MYNQEVIVTLEEKIIRMERTFNAPLKLVWEVWTNPLHLEKWWGPKGFTNPTVEFDFKVGGSYRIVMRSPDGVDYPVTGKFLEITPYQSFVMTDLVDEHPDEWVIEVQKMAGVSGDRSNLNSKLRVLFEELNDITKVVLLTEFSNNQIRDGYVNSGMKEGWSQSFEKIESNVLPNPNELVIEKKLFHPIENVFAAFADKTNINIWWGPNGFITTTQTREFKVGGKWIYNMLGPDGTNYPNLVQYKEIRNCEYIEYLHGSGNPLKDDNFLVKIWFTSNQENQTIIKMKMTFPNTETRNSVVGFGAIEGAHQTLSRLNLYLN; encoded by the coding sequence ATGTATAATCAAGAAGTTATAGTTACATTAGAAGAAAAGATAATTCGTATGGAGCGAACTTTTAATGCTCCCTTAAAACTTGTTTGGGAAGTTTGGACTAATCCACTTCACCTAGAAAAATGGTGGGGACCAAAAGGATTTACAAATCCAACTGTTGAATTTGATTTCAAAGTCGGTGGATCGTATAGAATTGTTATGCGATCTCCTGACGGAGTCGATTATCCAGTCACGGGTAAATTTTTAGAAATAACTCCTTATCAGAGTTTTGTTATGACTGATTTGGTTGATGAACATCCAGATGAATGGGTGATAGAAGTTCAAAAAATGGCCGGTGTTTCTGGAGATCGTTCCAATTTAAATTCAAAGTTAAGAGTCTTATTTGAAGAATTAAATGATATTACGAAAGTAGTTTTACTTACAGAATTTTCTAACAATCAAATTCGAGATGGATATGTTAATTCGGGAATGAAAGAAGGTTGGTCACAAAGTTTTGAAAAAATTGAGTCAAATGTTTTACCAAATCCCAATGAATTGGTTATCGAAAAAAAATTATTTCATCCTATTGAGAATGTTTTTGCTGCGTTTGCTGACAAAACAAACATAAATATATGGTGGGGACCAAATGGATTTATTACCACTACACAAACTAGAGAATTTAAGGTAGGTGGTAAATGGATTTATAATATGTTGGGCCCAGATGGAACTAATTATCCAAATTTAGTCCAATATAAAGAAATTAGAAATTGTGAATATATTGAATATTTACATGGTTCGGGAAATCCATTAAAAGATGATAATTTTTTAGTAAAGATTTGGTTTACTTCCAATCAGGAAAACCAAACAATCATTAAAATGAAAATGACATTTCCAAATACAGAAACTAGGAATTCAGTAGTAGGTTTTGGTGCCATTGAAGGAGCACACCAAACATTGAGTAGACTAAATCTGTATTTAAATTAA
- a CDS encoding SMP-30/gluconolactonase/LRE family protein, with the protein MDHINIFNKFKCLIVLSFFACNTNNIKIGNAYQLGKVPDSIVHVTRQDPFLNNLNVSFPDLPGHDDLIFDNKNQIAFASGMDGWIWKLDFKTKSAEAWVKTPVNPAGLQFSNKSNESILACASRLGGEKYDTTSEVGLYEINIKNKSVTPLVLRLPKLESTEFETVYPESKRPTYSLPNLNEKNGRPFSLCNDLTVSKDGNRIYISEPFESTNAAMGSGAVPEAIGLYPHGKLWMFDRKRNTVSLVMNGFTFVDGIIIADHTTSKEESVIITETTKFRIIKAYINGKEEGKFEVLFENLPGLADGLERDSKGRIWVGIIKPRSGLINFVHNNPWIKPLLLSIPQKVLPIAKKTGILLLDPSGKNALYYVMHDGSKIKDISVVVPNLDTLYFPTFDKSSKGLFSIQTTSLMLGE; encoded by the coding sequence ATGGATCATATAAATATTTTCAACAAATTCAAATGTCTCATCGTTCTCTCGTTTTTTGCATGCAATACGAATAATATCAAAATTGGGAATGCATACCAACTTGGAAAAGTACCGGATTCAATAGTACACGTAACACGACAAGATCCTTTTTTAAACAATCTTAATGTTAGTTTTCCAGATTTACCTGGACATGATGATCTTATCTTCGATAATAAAAATCAAATTGCATTTGCATCCGGAATGGATGGATGGATTTGGAAATTAGATTTTAAAACTAAATCTGCAGAAGCATGGGTAAAAACTCCTGTGAATCCAGCAGGTTTGCAATTTTCAAACAAATCTAATGAATCAATTTTAGCATGTGCATCGAGACTTGGTGGTGAAAAATATGATACTACCAGCGAGGTTGGTTTATATGAAATCAATATCAAAAATAAATCAGTCACACCGTTAGTATTGCGTTTACCTAAATTAGAATCTACTGAGTTTGAAACGGTTTATCCAGAATCAAAAAGGCCAACGTATTCACTTCCAAACTTAAACGAAAAAAATGGTCGGCCTTTCTCTTTATGTAATGACTTAACTGTTTCAAAAGATGGAAATCGTATTTACATTTCAGAGCCATTTGAAAGCACCAATGCCGCGATGGGAAGTGGGGCAGTTCCAGAAGCAATAGGACTTTATCCCCATGGCAAACTTTGGATGTTTGATAGAAAACGAAATACAGTATCTCTTGTAATGAATGGATTTACCTTTGTTGATGGAATTATCATTGCAGACCACACAACTTCAAAAGAAGAATCTGTAATCATTACTGAAACTACAAAATTTAGGATTATCAAAGCATATATAAATGGAAAAGAGGAAGGTAAGTTTGAAGTTCTATTCGAAAATTTACCTGGACTTGCTGATGGGTTAGAGCGTGATTCCAAAGGTAGAATTTGGGTAGGTATCATCAAACCTAGATCTGGACTTATTAATTTTGTTCATAACAATCCTTGGATAAAACCTTTGTTGTTATCGATTCCACAAAAAGTCTTACCAATTGCAAAAAAAACTGGAATCTTGTTACTCGATCCAAGTGGTAAAAATGCTTTATATTATGTAATGCACGATGGTTCTAAAATCAAAGATATATCTGTGGTCGTTCCCAATTTGGATACCCTCTATTTTCCAACATTTGACAAGTCCTCCAAAGGATTATTTTCCATACAAACCACAAGTTTGATGTTAGGTGAATAA